One part of the uncultured Bacteroides sp. genome encodes these proteins:
- a CDS encoding TlpA disulfide reductase family protein codes for MRKLFLLLLSATFVANATAQVGKRKTATENKKKVAVTEKGYTISGSITGATEGDTIYLADMNYFSFIPTDSTVVKNGAFSFKGHQKNPTIKFILCIKNKDLAASTDFILENTDIKINLARGETKRRDVVGGRDNDLWNKFSVLEKNITSKMEPYWKTSQDSTLSDSVRTAAKNELDKIEKEQTAFHAKYIRENLPSGVSDILLGFYAQKFDKSTFEEILADMKRLCPKDPVYLEYAHQIEIERTTAIGCQYTDIALNDPDGKAIRISDFINKNKVTLIDFWASWCGPCRAEMPNVVKAYSSYKNKGFGIIGISLDNNGESWKKAIETLQISWPQMSDLKGWSSKGAAAYNITSIPATILINQKGEIIAKNLRGEDLEKKLAELLQ; via the coding sequence ATGAGAAAACTATTTTTATTATTACTCTCTGCAACTTTTGTTGCAAACGCAACTGCGCAAGTTGGAAAAAGAAAAACGGCAACAGAAAACAAGAAAAAAGTTGCTGTAACAGAAAAAGGTTACACAATTTCGGGTAGTATTACAGGAGCTACAGAAGGAGATACTATATATCTGGCTGATATGAATTATTTTAGCTTTATCCCCACAGATTCAACTGTTGTAAAAAATGGGGCATTTTCTTTTAAAGGGCATCAAAAAAATCCAACTATAAAATTTATTCTTTGTATAAAAAACAAAGATTTAGCAGCATCAACTGATTTTATTCTTGAGAATACTGATATAAAAATAAATCTAGCAAGAGGAGAAACTAAAAGAAGAGATGTGGTTGGTGGACGTGATAATGACTTATGGAACAAATTTTCAGTATTGGAAAAAAACATTACTTCAAAAATGGAGCCTTATTGGAAAACATCGCAAGATTCCACTCTTTCAGACAGTGTTCGCACTGCTGCCAAGAATGAATTAGACAAAATAGAAAAAGAACAAACAGCCTTTCATGCAAAATACATTCGTGAAAATTTACCTTCAGGAGTAAGCGATATCTTACTTGGATTTTATGCACAAAAATTTGATAAAAGTACTTTTGAAGAAATCTTAGCTGATATGAAGAGATTATGTCCAAAAGATCCGGTTTATCTGGAATATGCTCATCAGATAGAAATAGAACGTACTACAGCAATAGGTTGTCAATACACCGACATTGCGCTAAATGATCCAGACGGAAAGGCAATCAGAATATCCGATTTTATAAATAAAAACAAAGTTACATTGATTGATTTCTGGGCATCCTGGTGTGGTCCTTGTCGCGCAGAAATGCCGAATGTTGTAAAAGCCTATAGCTCCTACAAAAACAAAGGATTTGGCATAATTGGCATTTCTCTTGATAACAATGGAGAATCCTGGAAAAAAGCTATAGAAACATTACAGATTTCATGGCCACAAATGTCAGATTTAAAAGGATGGAGCAGTAAAGGTGCAGCTGCATATAATATAACATCAATACCGGCAACTATTTTAATTAATCAAAAAGGAGAAATTATAGCTAAAAATCTAAGAGGTGAAGACCTTGAGAAGAAACTTGCAGAGTTACTTCAATAA
- a CDS encoding FISUMP domain-containing protein translates to MKINILISFIFVLLLTSCDKHEEVDISMDSIKPEKTGTWVDARDNITYHWVRYNGLDWITENLHYTNPDSQSYTTEFGDKMLYEFGAAIDAVPEGWRLPTDDDFKKLEKTLGMSEAEADKEDWRGAGIGTILQQDLTGSGLHFDLSGYGWNLGGTGNYNLNIYGVYWTSTTIPTIGNVAWVRRISTFNNKVERFYSTTTDRYYSIRLVRDVK, encoded by the coding sequence ATGAAAATCAATATATTAATTAGTTTCATATTTGTTTTATTACTAACGTCATGTGATAAACATGAAGAAGTTGATATTTCAATGGACAGTATAAAACCTGAAAAAACGGGCACATGGGTTGATGCCAGAGATAACATAACTTATCATTGGGTTAGATATAATGGTTTAGATTGGATTACAGAAAACTTGCATTACACAAATCCTGATAGCCAAAGTTATACTACAGAATTTGGTGATAAAATGTTGTATGAATTTGGAGCAGCAATAGACGCTGTTCCTGAAGGGTGGAGACTACCTACAGATGATGATTTTAAGAAACTGGAAAAGACTTTAGGCATGAGTGAAGCAGAAGCTGATAAAGAAGACTGGAGAGGTGCTGGAATTGGTACTATATTACAGCAGGATTTAACAGGGAGTGGACTTCACTTTGATCTTTCAGGGTATGGATGGAACTTAGGTGGCACTGGGAATTATAATCTCAATATATATGGAGTATATTGGACATCAACAACAATACCAACTATTGGTAATGTGGCTTGGGTGCGAAGGATTTCCACTTTTAATAATAAAGTTGAGAGATTTTACTCTACAACTACAGATCGTTACTACAGTATTCGTCTGGTAAGAGATGTGAAATAA
- a CDS encoding RagB/SusD family nutrient uptake outer membrane protein, whose product MKYKYLLGLICILFSSCNDFLTEYSQDQAYVTSYNDLDELLIGNAYMKHYITQDYQSSNTQSYYPYIHFMDDELIQNGTGEYSFTRIPEFLFGYYTWQREVSKDPNGDSQWPESQDWNNLYSYIGASNMILSLIDKQSVATTNDSINVKRIKGEAYFLRGSYYFTLVNLYGLPYSTKTADTDPGVPIKLTESIEDKYFSRNTVKDVYDQIIQDLLNSVNYLKDVPHKSWHRADYPSACLMLSRVYLYKQDYANALKYAQLVIDKKPTLVNLNTFAGTQFLSADNSELLFSTGTSQLPANLGTYTGGFSVSPDLYHKYNSNDLRTTYFVKDTLGRILDVKQTPLEQGLYDYYDISDHFVLRVSEAYLNLAEAAAITGKDELALNALNILLQNRIRTDKFTLLKGITGAELVQYVRDERCRELCLEGHRWFDLRRYKVNDLYPYKVIIEHDYTSWSSQGWSYFANPTRRYTLTPDDPAWVLSIPKSEIIYNEGMIDNQRNARSYKIVDLTY is encoded by the coding sequence ATGAAATATAAATATTTATTGGGATTAATTTGCATTTTGTTCTCTTCATGCAATGATTTTCTTACTGAGTATTCCCAGGATCAGGCATATGTGACTTCGTATAATGATCTGGATGAGTTGTTAATAGGTAATGCGTATATGAAGCATTATATAACACAAGACTATCAGTCTTCAAATACACAAAGTTATTATCCATATATTCATTTTATGGATGATGAATTAATTCAAAATGGAACAGGCGAATACTCATTTACCAGAATTCCTGAATTTCTTTTTGGATATTATACCTGGCAACGTGAAGTTAGTAAAGATCCTAACGGTGACAGTCAATGGCCGGAATCGCAGGATTGGAATAACTTGTATTCATATATTGGTGCAAGTAATATGATATTAAGTCTGATTGATAAACAGTCAGTAGCAACAACAAATGATAGCATAAATGTAAAGCGAATAAAAGGTGAAGCATATTTTTTGAGAGGATCATATTACTTTACACTAGTAAATCTATATGGGCTGCCATACTCAACAAAAACGGCAGATACTGATCCTGGAGTTCCCATAAAGCTGACAGAATCAATAGAAGATAAATATTTCTCCCGCAATACTGTTAAGGACGTTTATGATCAGATAATTCAGGATTTGCTTAATTCTGTAAATTATTTAAAAGATGTGCCACACAAATCATGGCACAGAGCTGATTATCCTTCTGCCTGTCTTATGTTAAGCAGAGTGTATCTGTATAAACAAGATTATGCAAATGCTTTAAAATATGCGCAATTGGTTATTGATAAAAAACCTACACTTGTGAACTTAAATACTTTTGCAGGCACTCAATTTCTAAGTGCAGATAATTCTGAACTTCTTTTTTCTACAGGTACAAGCCAGTTACCGGCTAACTTAGGTACATATACAGGTGGTTTTAGTGTATCTCCGGATTTATATCATAAGTATAATAGCAATGACCTTAGAACTACTTATTTTGTAAAAGATACTTTAGGGCGCATTCTTGATGTGAAGCAAACTCCATTGGAGCAGGGTTTGTATGATTACTATGATATATCGGATCATTTTGTACTCCGGGTAAGTGAGGCATATCTTAATTTAGCTGAAGCTGCAGCAATCACAGGGAAAGATGAACTTGCTTTAAATGCATTAAATATTCTTCTTCAGAACAGAATTCGTACTGATAAGTTTACACTCTTAAAAGGAATTACCGGTGCTGAGTTAGTTCAATATGTGCGTGATGAACGTTGTCGTGAATTATGTCTGGAAGGTCATAGATGGTTTGATCTGAGACGGTATAAAGTGAATGATTTATATCCTTATAAAGTAATAATAGAGCATGATTACACTTCATGGAGTAGTCAGGGATGGTCTTATTTTGCTAACCCCACTCGTCGTTATACACTCACTCCTGATGATCCGGCATGGGTTCTATCAATACCAAAGAGTGAAATAATATATAATGAAGGTATGATAGATAATCAGCGTAATGCACGTTCATACAAAATTGTAGATTTGACTTATTAA
- a CDS encoding alpha/beta hydrolase gives MRKKIILILLFSYSFELVIFAKRSPTHLLKEWLVVPVAQRCKFDEQSFINDGLSKQEVNSAIALLYRDMVTNDSIRLAYCWKQGKFTRDSLTMKFRALIFGKEPIDGRSLYISLHGGGSCPSIINDQQWDNQILLYQPNEGVYLAPRAPEDAWNMWFKPYVDDFFQDIIESAVILYHVNPDKVYITGYSAGGDGIYRMAPRMADRWAAAAMFAGHPGNVSLLSTRNLPFALWVGALDNGYDRNIYAKKRMLELDTLHKADPEGYITNLRLVEEKGHWMDRLDTTAVNWMAKFKRNPFPNKIVWMQDSTDLNSSLYWLSAPKEKLVKGGLIIVSHKQNDFYIEKSYCNELILGLNDRMINFDKPVRVIYQKKIVFKGKVKRNINAIYTSLKTKKDVRLLFSSYLKVILS, from the coding sequence ATGAGAAAAAAAATAATTCTGATTTTGCTTTTTAGCTATAGCTTTGAGTTGGTGATCTTTGCAAAAAGATCACCAACTCATTTATTAAAGGAATGGCTGGTTGTTCCTGTAGCTCAACGTTGCAAATTTGATGAGCAATCTTTTATAAATGACGGTTTATCAAAACAGGAAGTGAATAGCGCTATTGCTTTACTATACAGAGATATGGTTACAAATGATAGTATTCGTCTTGCTTATTGCTGGAAGCAAGGTAAATTTACTCGTGATTCACTAACAATGAAATTTAGAGCTCTGATTTTCGGTAAAGAACCGATTGATGGTCGTTCACTATATATTTCTTTGCATGGAGGTGGTTCTTGTCCGTCTATAATTAATGACCAACAGTGGGATAACCAAATTTTACTATATCAGCCTAATGAAGGTGTTTATTTAGCTCCCCGTGCTCCCGAAGATGCATGGAATATGTGGTTTAAGCCTTATGTTGATGATTTTTTTCAGGATATAATTGAGAGTGCAGTAATTTTATATCATGTAAATCCAGATAAGGTTTATATAACTGGCTATTCAGCGGGAGGTGATGGCATTTACCGCATGGCTCCCCGAATGGCCGACCGTTGGGCAGCAGCAGCTATGTTTGCTGGTCATCCCGGAAATGTATCTTTACTGAGCACCCGAAACTTACCTTTTGCTCTTTGGGTTGGTGCTTTAGATAACGGATATGATAGAAATATATATGCAAAAAAAAGAATGCTTGAGTTAGATACTTTGCACAAAGCTGATCCTGAGGGATATATCACGAATTTGCGCCTGGTTGAGGAAAAAGGTCATTGGATGGACAGATTGGATACAACGGCTGTAAATTGGATGGCTAAATTTAAAAGGAATCCATTTCCCAATAAGATTGTGTGGATGCAAGATAGCACAGATCTTAATTCCTCACTTTATTGGTTATCTGCTCCGAAAGAAAAATTAGTTAAAGGAGGGTTGATAATTGTAAGTCACAAACAAAATGATTTTTATATAGAGAAGTCTTATTGCAATGAACTTATTCTGGGCTTAAATGACAGGATGATTAATTTTGATAAGCCTGTTAGGGTAATTTATCAGAAAAAGATTGTTTTTAAAGGGAAAGTAAAGCGAAATATAAATGCAATATATACGTCCTTAAAAACAAAAAAAGATGTGCGGTTGTTGTTCTCCTCATATTTAAAGGTAATATTATCCTAA